In the genome of Bremerella sp. JC817, one region contains:
- a CDS encoding S1 RNA-binding domain-containing protein gives MTNHPDNHWQRDLLGADNSVDVNQIVEGQVVRVEGEVVFVDVGAKSAGSLPRAAWGDDVPRVGQTVIVVVEQVDGDQVRLEPLLLSKRSTPKTVTWEEIVDSFSIGQIVQGTVVRRIQGGLIVDIGANAFLPETELDTEPSPELENFIGRDLECEILQIDHDRRILVLSRRQLLQQQPAAPNEALLQALAEGQVRRGIIHRITNYGAFVDLGGLTGLLLITNMSWDRIRHPSDLVSIGDEVEVVILRIDQATNQISVGLKQLSPDPWENIEDRFPIGSTATGTVYQQMTYGTFIELAPTIIGLIPNEGPSNETLPIADLDLNTQVTVEVISIDKTARKMLLKLAEGRAGE, from the coding sequence ATGACGAATCATCCCGACAATCACTGGCAACGAGACCTGCTCGGCGCGGACAACTCGGTCGATGTGAATCAGATTGTCGAAGGGCAGGTCGTTCGGGTTGAGGGTGAGGTGGTGTTTGTCGACGTCGGAGCTAAATCTGCAGGGTCTCTTCCGCGTGCGGCTTGGGGAGACGATGTGCCGCGGGTCGGGCAGACCGTAATCGTGGTGGTCGAACAGGTCGATGGCGACCAGGTTCGTTTAGAGCCGTTGCTGTTGTCGAAACGGTCGACCCCCAAGACGGTCACTTGGGAGGAAATTGTCGATTCGTTCTCGATTGGGCAGATCGTTCAGGGAACCGTCGTGCGTCGAATTCAAGGTGGCCTGATCGTCGATATTGGTGCGAACGCGTTTCTGCCAGAAACTGAACTCGACACGGAGCCATCGCCTGAGCTCGAGAATTTCATCGGCCGCGATCTGGAATGTGAGATCCTGCAGATCGATCACGATCGCCGTATCCTCGTGCTCAGCCGCCGCCAGCTACTTCAGCAACAGCCGGCAGCCCCCAACGAAGCTTTGCTGCAAGCGCTTGCCGAAGGCCAGGTCCGCCGCGGCATCATTCACCGGATCACCAACTACGGAGCGTTCGTCGATCTGGGCGGGCTCACCGGCCTGTTGTTGATCACCAATATGAGTTGGGACCGGATTCGGCACCCGAGCGATCTCGTTTCAATCGGCGATGAAGTTGAAGTCGTCATCCTTCGAATCGATCAGGCGACCAACCAGATTTCGGTCGGCCTCAAGCAACTTTCGCCTGATCCCTGGGAGAACATTGAAGACCGTTTCCCCATCGGCTCAACAGCTACAGGAACGGTTTATCAACAAATGACGTACGGAACATTTATCGAGCTTGCCCCAACCATTATCGGCCTGATCCCCAACGAGGGCCCCAGCAACGAAACACTGCCCATCGCCGATCTCGATCTCAACACCCAGGTAACCGTAGAGGTCATCAGCATCGATAAAACCGCGCGGAAGATGTTATTGAAGCTGGCGGAGGGAAGGGCAGGGGAATGA
- a CDS encoding GIY-YIG nuclease family protein → MNRLIEIGFEPTGHWRTEGDLLRFELLQNAQQKNVLYAFVCDGEIMYIGKTVQKLKTRMAGYANPGAGQSTNIRNNHLIRELLKAGKAVEILVLPDSGLMHYGQFHLNLAAGLEDSLIKVIDPPWNGGRIRDLQVDEASELDGEEPEQLIGRFPITLHPTYMRSGFFNVGVEYQMLLGQDGETIEFFLGNAETPIMGTINRSANSNHTPRLMGGVGLRDWFQGEFAVGEEMAVEVSSPRSVRLRKFHRPDDGYDRETGRARS, encoded by the coding sequence ATGAATCGTCTCATCGAAATTGGTTTTGAACCCACCGGGCACTGGCGAACCGAAGGAGATCTTCTCAGGTTCGAGCTACTTCAGAATGCCCAACAGAAGAACGTCTTATATGCCTTCGTCTGCGATGGTGAAATCATGTACATCGGCAAGACTGTTCAGAAGTTAAAGACGCGAATGGCCGGCTATGCCAATCCGGGGGCAGGGCAATCGACCAACATTCGTAACAATCACCTGATCCGAGAGCTTCTAAAAGCGGGCAAAGCAGTCGAGATTTTGGTGCTGCCTGATTCGGGGCTGATGCACTACGGGCAGTTTCATTTGAACCTGGCCGCCGGCCTCGAGGATTCGTTGATCAAGGTGATCGATCCTCCATGGAATGGCGGAAGGATTCGAGACCTTCAGGTCGATGAAGCGTCAGAACTGGATGGTGAGGAACCGGAACAGCTGATCGGTCGATTCCCGATCACTCTACATCCCACCTACATGCGGTCTGGCTTCTTCAACGTTGGCGTCGAATATCAAATGCTGTTGGGCCAAGACGGGGAGACGATTGAGTTTTTCCTGGGTAATGCTGAGACCCCAATCATGGGAACGATCAACCGTTCGGCAAACTCGAACCACACTCCAAGGCTTATGGGCGGTGTCGGTTTGCGGGATTGGTTCCAGGGAGAGTTCGCTGTGGGTGAAGAGATGGCGGTTGAAGTCTCATCTCCAAGGTCGGTACGACTAAGAAAGTTCCACCGGCCGGATGATGGTTACGATCGCGAAACCGGGAGGGCTCGGTCTTGA
- a CDS encoding GIY-YIG nuclease family protein: MTSPTAKTIQIYLPTGEPRGIRIAEITTRIVQAVLIPRSDLTLGKLRRELAFPGIYFLFGEDEEEAKPIVYVGQTEDAAKRFDDHNRKKTFWKTAVFCISKTQNFTQAHIRYLEWFCMHQVKKVNRYTLDNGQVPENSTYVPEPMEAELLDVFETISTLVSTLGYPVFEPVSRSNDKRSLFYINTRGCNASGELVEEGFVVRKGSKCRIEQTPSAPELLQTQRNRLIEAGVIEEREGVFEFLQDYLFSSPSAAAVMVIGARANGWTEWKDKQGSTLSDIHRDPDDAAAE; the protein is encoded by the coding sequence ATGACCAGTCCCACCGCCAAGACCATTCAGATCTATCTGCCGACCGGCGAACCACGAGGCATCCGCATTGCCGAGATCACCACGCGGATCGTCCAAGCCGTACTCATTCCGCGTAGCGACCTGACACTTGGCAAGCTGCGAAGGGAATTGGCTTTCCCCGGGATCTATTTTCTGTTTGGCGAAGATGAGGAAGAAGCTAAGCCGATTGTTTACGTCGGCCAGACCGAAGACGCCGCAAAACGCTTCGACGATCACAACCGCAAAAAGACGTTTTGGAAGACCGCCGTCTTCTGTATCTCGAAAACCCAGAATTTCACCCAGGCCCACATCCGATACTTGGAGTGGTTCTGCATGCATCAGGTGAAAAAGGTGAATCGGTATACTCTGGACAACGGCCAGGTACCAGAGAACTCGACCTACGTGCCAGAGCCCATGGAAGCGGAGTTGCTCGATGTCTTTGAGACGATCAGCACGTTGGTTTCAACGCTGGGGTATCCGGTGTTTGAGCCAGTCTCGCGAAGCAACGACAAGCGTTCGCTATTCTATATCAATACCCGCGGTTGTAACGCATCGGGCGAACTGGTCGAAGAGGGATTTGTCGTCCGAAAAGGCAGCAAGTGTCGTATTGAGCAAACCCCCTCAGCACCAGAACTACTGCAGACGCAACGCAACCGTTTAATCGAAGCTGGCGTCATCGAAGAACGCGAAGGTGTGTTCGAGTTTCTGCAGGACTATCTGTTTTCCAGTCCAAGTGCAGCAGCAGTAATGGTAATTGGCGCCAGGGCCAATGGCTGGACTGAATGGAAGGACAAGCAGGGAAGCACGCTCAGCGATATCCATCGCGATCCGGATGATGCCGCTGCGGAATAA
- a CDS encoding metal-dependent hydrolase encodes MDIVTHALIGATSAAGLLAWQPELACGVVLGNVAPDLDAFSRLGGKQAFIRFHQTYTHSVAAVALVGLASAGLWIASQTEWSLLLVGIAIGMVMHVGLDLTNSYGVRWAWPFQRSRMALDWIFFIDLPMLLWTLIGLSLVTWAWGNGLWLAWISGGYVAGLLLMITVRGMIAMRARRLAVSLSKAANDRQATRISVIPTTWLPWRFLVCRDWGDACLTSTLNVWQGEEQDVQRIPLHDDAMPAAIEELPPWQAMRELSTFYHAVEKEVENGQTTFVCRDLRIRNYATRFGTLTCQVDAAGQIVRSEWEV; translated from the coding sequence ATGGACATCGTAACGCATGCTTTGATTGGGGCGACTTCGGCGGCGGGGCTTTTGGCCTGGCAGCCAGAGCTGGCTTGTGGCGTGGTGCTGGGGAATGTCGCGCCGGATCTCGATGCGTTCTCGCGGCTGGGAGGCAAACAGGCATTCATTCGCTTTCATCAAACGTATACCCATTCGGTCGCCGCCGTTGCGCTGGTTGGCCTGGCGTCGGCTGGTTTGTGGATTGCCTCGCAGACAGAGTGGAGCCTACTGCTGGTGGGCATCGCCATCGGCATGGTAATGCATGTGGGGCTCGACCTGACGAACTCGTACGGGGTTCGCTGGGCGTGGCCGTTCCAGCGAAGCAGGATGGCGCTCGACTGGATCTTTTTCATTGATCTGCCGATGCTGCTGTGGACGCTGATCGGCCTGTCGCTGGTGACGTGGGCATGGGGAAACGGACTCTGGCTGGCGTGGATCTCTGGCGGCTACGTCGCAGGATTGCTGCTGATGATCACCGTACGTGGAATGATCGCCATGCGAGCCAGGCGACTTGCCGTATCGTTATCGAAAGCGGCGAACGATCGGCAAGCCACACGCATCTCGGTGATCCCGACGACCTGGCTTCCATGGCGGTTTCTGGTTTGTCGCGATTGGGGCGACGCCTGTCTGACGTCGACGCTTAATGTGTGGCAGGGTGAAGAGCAAGACGTGCAACGCATTCCACTTCACGACGATGCCATGCCAGCCGCCATCGAAGAACTTCCACCCTGGCAAGCGATGCGCGAGCTGTCGACGTTTTATCATGCGGTCGAAAAAGAAGTCGAAAACGGACAGACAACGTTTGTCTGTCGTGACTTGCGCATCCGCAACTACGCGACGCGGTTTGGCACGTTGACCTGCCAGGTTGATGCCGCCGGACAGATCGTGCGCAGCGAGTGGGAGGTGTAG